Proteins encoded in a region of the Zonotrichia albicollis isolate bZonAlb1 chromosome 22, bZonAlb1.hap1, whole genome shotgun sequence genome:
- the ZNHIT3 gene encoding zinc finger HIT domain-containing protein 3 has translation MRAPGPCAECGAGAAARYRCPRCGSAYCSVPCCRTHRERCAPGARREEEAAGPGSPPAPGGSPAAPEDVVGEEEEQDRVPPHKLQLLGESAELRELLRNPHLRQLLLALEQARDKSSLLRRLMQEPLFVEFADCCLAIVEPPEEKENVLPVLPE, from the exons ATGAGGGCGCCGGGGCCGTGCGCGGAGTGCGGGGCGGGGGCCGCGGCCCGGTACCGCTGTCCGCGCTGCGGCAGCGCCTA CTGCTCCGTGCCGTGCTGCCGGACCCACCGCG AGCGCTGCGCGCCCGGTGCCCGCCGGGAGGaggaggcggccgggccgggatccccccctgcccccggcGGCAGCCCCGCGGCCCCGGAGGACGTCGTgggcgaggaggaggagcaggaccGCGTCCCGCCGCACaaactgcagctgctgg GGGAATCGGCGGAGCTGCGGGAGTTGCTGCGGAACCCGCACCTgcggcagctgctgctggccctggagcaGGCTCGGGACAAGAGCTCCCTCCTGAGGCGGCTGATGCAGGAGCCGCTGTTCGTGGAGTTCGCCGACTGCTGCCTGGCCATCGTGGAGCCTCCCGAGGAGAAGGAGAACGTGCTCCCCGTCCTCCCCgagtga
- the MYO19 gene encoding unconventional myosin-XIX isoform X4, producing MPKQENGQREDSLIQNDLSESFEEEVRAFLGDEEKLHLFDDLTKVNPVTTRTVLKCLQARYRVNLFYTNAGCSLVALNPFQPFSCLYSPELMREYHVALCPQDLKPHIFAVAEQTYRNVQKQMDPVNQSIIVSGESGAGKTWTSRCLMKFYASVAASVISPKGNETVERIERRVLDSNPVMEAFGNACTLRNSNSSRFGKYIQLQLDRFHHLTGASIQTFLLEKTRVAYQAPNERNFHIFYQITKGATAEERLEWNLPEGAEYRWLPNSERNLDEDCFEVTRGAMFHLGIGRATQSNIFKVLSGLLHLGNVQFSNPLDESQPCELEDKTKEFVRTTGELLQIPTEELLECLRIRTITAGKQQQVFRKPCSRAECETRRDCLAKVIYARLFEWLVLVINENIYTEPSVWTSFIGLLDVYGFEAFPENNLEQLCINYANEKLQQHFVAHYLKAQQEEYAAEGLQWSFINYQDNQNCLDLIEGNPLSIFSLLNEALHTQSSSEGVSPEQSLQH from the exons ATGCCAAAGCag GAAAATGGCCAAAGGGAAGATTCTCTCATCCAGAATGACCTCAGTGAATCATTTGAAGAAGAAGTCAGGGCCTTCCTCGGTGATGAAGAGAAGCTGCATCTTTTTGATGACCTCACCAAGGTGAACCCGGTGACAACCAGGACAG TTCTGAAATGTCTTCAAGCAAGATACAGAGTCAACCTGTTCTACACAAatgctggctgcagcctggtggctttaaatcctttccagcctttctcctgcctCTACTCACCTGAGCTGATGAGGGAGTACCACGTTGCACTTTGTCCTCAG GATTTAAAACCTCACATCTTTGCAGTGGCTGAGCAAACCTACAGGAATGTCCAAAAGCAGATGGACCCCGTGAACCAGTCCATCATTGTGAGTGGAGAAAGTGGTGCTGGGAAG ACCTGGACCTCTCGCTGCCTTATGAAGTTCTATGCCTCTGTGGCTGCCTCAGTTATCTCCCCAAAAGGCAATGAAACTGTGGAGAGGATAGAGAGGAGAGTGCTGGATTCCAACCCTGTCATGGAAGCATTTG ggaatgcctgCACCCTGAGgaacagcaacagcagcaggtTTGGGAAATAcatccagctccagctggaCAG ATTCCATCATCTGACTGGTGCTTCCATCCAGACTTTCCTTCTGGAGAAAACAAGAGTTGCCTATCAGGCTCCCAATGAAAGAAACTTCCATATTTTTTATCAG ATCACAAAAGGTGCTACAGCAGAGGAGAGGCTGGAGTGGAACCTTCCAGAAGGGGCTGAGTACCGCTGGCTGCCAAATTCTGAAAGAAACTTAGATG AGGACTGCTTCGAGGTGACCAGAGGGGCAATGTTCCACCTGGGCATCGGCCGTGCCACGCAGAGCAATATTTTCAAG GTGTTATCAGGCCTCCTGCACCTCGGCAACGTTCAGTTCTCCAATCCACTGGATGAATCTCAGCCTTGTGAACTGGAAGACAAAACCAAAG AGTTTGTGAGGACCACGGGGGAGCTGCTCCAGATTCCCACTGAGGAACTCCTGGAATGTTTAAGGATCAGAACAATCACTGCTGGGAAACAGCAGCAGGTGTTCAGGAAGCCATGCTCCAGAGCTGAGTGTGAGACCAGGAGGGACTGCCTGGCCAAAGTCATCTATGCCAG GTTGTTTGAGTGGCTGGTGTTGGTCATAAATGAAAACATCTACACAGAGCCCTCAGTGTGGACCAGCTTCATAG GTTTGTTGGATGTTTATGGGTTTGAAGCCTTCCCTGAAAACAacttggagcagctctgcattaATTATGCCAATGAGAAACTGCAGCAGCACTTTGTAGCTCACTACCTGAAGGCACAGCAG GAGGAATATGCAGCTGAGGGCCTGCAGTGGTCGTTCATCAACTACCAGGATAACCAGAATTGCCTTGACCTGATAGAGGGAAATCCCCTCAGCATTTTTTCCTTGCTGAATGAG GCCTTGCATACTCAAAGCAGCTCTGAAG GAGTGTCGCCTGAACAGAGCCTCCAACACTGA
- the MYO19 gene encoding unconventional myosin-XIX isoform X3 codes for MPKQENGQREDSLIQNDLSESFEEEVRAFLGDEEKLHLFDDLTKVNPVTTRTVLKCLQARYRVNLFYTNAGCSLVALNPFQPFSCLYSPELMREYHVALCPQDLKPHIFAVAEQTYRNVQKQMDPVNQSIIVSGESGAGKTWTSRCLMKFYASVAASVISPKGNETVERIERRVLDSNPVMEAFGNACTLRNSNSSRFGKYIQLQLDRFHHLTGASIQTFLLEKTRVAYQAPNERNFHIFYQITKGATAEERLEWNLPEGAEYRWLPNSERNLDEDCFEVTRGAMFHLGIGRATQSNIFKVLSGLLHLGNVQFSNPLDESQPCELEDKTKEFVRTTGELLQIPTEELLECLRIRTITAGKQQQVFRKPCSRAECETRRDCLAKVIYARLFEWLVLVINENIYTEPSVWTSFIGLLDVYGFEAFPENNLEQLCINYANEKLQQHFVAHYLKAQQEEYAAEGLQWSFINYQDNQNCLDLIEGNPLSIFSLLNEYFRPCILKAALKECRLNRASNTDLFQTRIEKALSSNQCLSRDKFSKKPNFIISHYAGKVCYQLAAMVEKNKDAVPPELIHVLQTSKDPLLQKLFPVTENNQNNTKTQNRAAVVTVVSKFKSSLEHLMEILGRTTPHYIRCIKPNADCRAMTFRREEVLSQLQACGIVEAITISAAGFPVRIPFQSFTERYELLRKSWGSSKKRVWDKSGSHPAEKTAYLDSAASCTFCTLLFF; via the exons ATGCCAAAGCag GAAAATGGCCAAAGGGAAGATTCTCTCATCCAGAATGACCTCAGTGAATCATTTGAAGAAGAAGTCAGGGCCTTCCTCGGTGATGAAGAGAAGCTGCATCTTTTTGATGACCTCACCAAGGTGAACCCGGTGACAACCAGGACAG TTCTGAAATGTCTTCAAGCAAGATACAGAGTCAACCTGTTCTACACAAatgctggctgcagcctggtggctttaaatcctttccagcctttctcctgcctCTACTCACCTGAGCTGATGAGGGAGTACCACGTTGCACTTTGTCCTCAG GATTTAAAACCTCACATCTTTGCAGTGGCTGAGCAAACCTACAGGAATGTCCAAAAGCAGATGGACCCCGTGAACCAGTCCATCATTGTGAGTGGAGAAAGTGGTGCTGGGAAG ACCTGGACCTCTCGCTGCCTTATGAAGTTCTATGCCTCTGTGGCTGCCTCAGTTATCTCCCCAAAAGGCAATGAAACTGTGGAGAGGATAGAGAGGAGAGTGCTGGATTCCAACCCTGTCATGGAAGCATTTG ggaatgcctgCACCCTGAGgaacagcaacagcagcaggtTTGGGAAATAcatccagctccagctggaCAG ATTCCATCATCTGACTGGTGCTTCCATCCAGACTTTCCTTCTGGAGAAAACAAGAGTTGCCTATCAGGCTCCCAATGAAAGAAACTTCCATATTTTTTATCAG ATCACAAAAGGTGCTACAGCAGAGGAGAGGCTGGAGTGGAACCTTCCAGAAGGGGCTGAGTACCGCTGGCTGCCAAATTCTGAAAGAAACTTAGATG AGGACTGCTTCGAGGTGACCAGAGGGGCAATGTTCCACCTGGGCATCGGCCGTGCCACGCAGAGCAATATTTTCAAG GTGTTATCAGGCCTCCTGCACCTCGGCAACGTTCAGTTCTCCAATCCACTGGATGAATCTCAGCCTTGTGAACTGGAAGACAAAACCAAAG AGTTTGTGAGGACCACGGGGGAGCTGCTCCAGATTCCCACTGAGGAACTCCTGGAATGTTTAAGGATCAGAACAATCACTGCTGGGAAACAGCAGCAGGTGTTCAGGAAGCCATGCTCCAGAGCTGAGTGTGAGACCAGGAGGGACTGCCTGGCCAAAGTCATCTATGCCAG GTTGTTTGAGTGGCTGGTGTTGGTCATAAATGAAAACATCTACACAGAGCCCTCAGTGTGGACCAGCTTCATAG GTTTGTTGGATGTTTATGGGTTTGAAGCCTTCCCTGAAAACAacttggagcagctctgcattaATTATGCCAATGAGAAACTGCAGCAGCACTTTGTAGCTCACTACCTGAAGGCACAGCAG GAGGAATATGCAGCTGAGGGCCTGCAGTGGTCGTTCATCAACTACCAGGATAACCAGAATTGCCTTGACCTGATAGAGGGAAATCCCCTCAGCATTTTTTCCTTGCTGAATGAG TATTTCAGGCCTTGCATACTCAAAGCAGCTCTGAAG GAGTGTCGCCTGAACAGAGCCTCCAACACTGACCTGTTCCAGACCAGGATTGAGAAAGCCTTGTCCAGTAATCAGTGTTTAAGTCGAGATAAATTCAGTAAGAAGCCCAACTTTATCATTTCACATTATGCTGGCAAAGTCTGCTATCAGCTGGCAGCAATGGTGGAGAAAAATAAG GATGCTGTTCCTCCAGAGCTGATCCACGTTTTGCAGACCTCAAAGGATCCTTTGCTTCAAAAATTATTCCCTGTGACAGAAAACAACCAAAATAACACCAAAACCCAGAACAGAGCAGCTGTTGTTACAGTGGTGTCCAAGTTCAAG agctccctggagcACCTGATGGAGATTCTGGGCAGAACCACTCCCCACTACATCCGCTGCATCAAGCCCAACGCTGACTGCAGGGCCATGACCTTCAGGAGAGAAGAG GTTCTCAGCCAGCTCCAGGCCTGTGGCATAGTGGAAGCCATCACCATCAGTGCAGCAGGTTTCCCAGTCAG GATCCCTTTCCAAAGTTTCACTGAGCGCTACGAACTGCTGAGGAAATCCTGGGGCTCCAGCAAAAAAAGAGTGTGGGATAAAAGCGGCTCTCATCCTGCTGAGAAAACAG CTTACCTGGACTCTGCTGCTTCTTGCACCTTTTGCACTCTTCTCTTTTTCTAA
- the MYO19 gene encoding unconventional myosin-XIX isoform X1, with amino-acid sequence MPKQENGQREDSLIQNDLSESFEEEVRAFLGDEEKLHLFDDLTKVNPVTTRTVLKCLQARYRVNLFYTNAGCSLVALNPFQPFSCLYSPELMREYHVALCPQDLKPHIFAVAEQTYRNVQKQMDPVNQSIIVSGESGAGKTWTSRCLMKFYASVAASVISPKGNETVERIERRVLDSNPVMEAFGNACTLRNSNSSRFGKYIQLQLDRFHHLTGASIQTFLLEKTRVAYQAPNERNFHIFYQITKGATAEERLEWNLPEGAEYRWLPNSERNLDEDCFEVTRGAMFHLGIGRATQSNIFKVLSGLLHLGNVQFSNPLDESQPCELEDKTKEFVRTTGELLQIPTEELLECLRIRTITAGKQQQVFRKPCSRAECETRRDCLAKVIYARLFEWLVLVINENIYTEPSVWTSFIGLLDVYGFEAFPENNLEQLCINYANEKLQQHFVAHYLKAQQEEYAAEGLQWSFINYQDNQNCLDLIEGNPLSIFSLLNEYFRPCILKAALKECRLNRASNTDLFQTRIEKALSSNQCLSRDKFSKKPNFIISHYAGKVCYQLAAMVEKNKDAVPPELIHVLQTSKDPLLQKLFPVTENNQNNTKTQNRAAVVTVVSKFKSSLEHLMEILGRTTPHYIRCIKPNADCRAMTFRREEVLSQLQACGIVEAITISAAGFPVRIPFQSFTERYELLRKSWGSSKKRVWDKSGSHPAEKTGETAVMGDDRAPRAAVLEILQGALRGQSPAQAAGDGAGIPSVFCGKTKVFLANSLLELLEARRAEVLNEKAFCIQCCWRRFKEKKTAKEKRSATLIQAAVRSWLAKSRFQRLRRAARAIQRGWRRCQAKAAALAAAELDEGEGEELAAPGAACALGTAWALQAAVQLWPLGLVLAAAPGSAAGPRLALLGCLRALQESPRGHLGCGIASIRALPQGPVRFHCRRSPLHFATVSPHTEAFSITGLNQILLDRQELLPT; translated from the exons ATGCCAAAGCag GAAAATGGCCAAAGGGAAGATTCTCTCATCCAGAATGACCTCAGTGAATCATTTGAAGAAGAAGTCAGGGCCTTCCTCGGTGATGAAGAGAAGCTGCATCTTTTTGATGACCTCACCAAGGTGAACCCGGTGACAACCAGGACAG TTCTGAAATGTCTTCAAGCAAGATACAGAGTCAACCTGTTCTACACAAatgctggctgcagcctggtggctttaaatcctttccagcctttctcctgcctCTACTCACCTGAGCTGATGAGGGAGTACCACGTTGCACTTTGTCCTCAG GATTTAAAACCTCACATCTTTGCAGTGGCTGAGCAAACCTACAGGAATGTCCAAAAGCAGATGGACCCCGTGAACCAGTCCATCATTGTGAGTGGAGAAAGTGGTGCTGGGAAG ACCTGGACCTCTCGCTGCCTTATGAAGTTCTATGCCTCTGTGGCTGCCTCAGTTATCTCCCCAAAAGGCAATGAAACTGTGGAGAGGATAGAGAGGAGAGTGCTGGATTCCAACCCTGTCATGGAAGCATTTG ggaatgcctgCACCCTGAGgaacagcaacagcagcaggtTTGGGAAATAcatccagctccagctggaCAG ATTCCATCATCTGACTGGTGCTTCCATCCAGACTTTCCTTCTGGAGAAAACAAGAGTTGCCTATCAGGCTCCCAATGAAAGAAACTTCCATATTTTTTATCAG ATCACAAAAGGTGCTACAGCAGAGGAGAGGCTGGAGTGGAACCTTCCAGAAGGGGCTGAGTACCGCTGGCTGCCAAATTCTGAAAGAAACTTAGATG AGGACTGCTTCGAGGTGACCAGAGGGGCAATGTTCCACCTGGGCATCGGCCGTGCCACGCAGAGCAATATTTTCAAG GTGTTATCAGGCCTCCTGCACCTCGGCAACGTTCAGTTCTCCAATCCACTGGATGAATCTCAGCCTTGTGAACTGGAAGACAAAACCAAAG AGTTTGTGAGGACCACGGGGGAGCTGCTCCAGATTCCCACTGAGGAACTCCTGGAATGTTTAAGGATCAGAACAATCACTGCTGGGAAACAGCAGCAGGTGTTCAGGAAGCCATGCTCCAGAGCTGAGTGTGAGACCAGGAGGGACTGCCTGGCCAAAGTCATCTATGCCAG GTTGTTTGAGTGGCTGGTGTTGGTCATAAATGAAAACATCTACACAGAGCCCTCAGTGTGGACCAGCTTCATAG GTTTGTTGGATGTTTATGGGTTTGAAGCCTTCCCTGAAAACAacttggagcagctctgcattaATTATGCCAATGAGAAACTGCAGCAGCACTTTGTAGCTCACTACCTGAAGGCACAGCAG GAGGAATATGCAGCTGAGGGCCTGCAGTGGTCGTTCATCAACTACCAGGATAACCAGAATTGCCTTGACCTGATAGAGGGAAATCCCCTCAGCATTTTTTCCTTGCTGAATGAG TATTTCAGGCCTTGCATACTCAAAGCAGCTCTGAAG GAGTGTCGCCTGAACAGAGCCTCCAACACTGACCTGTTCCAGACCAGGATTGAGAAAGCCTTGTCCAGTAATCAGTGTTTAAGTCGAGATAAATTCAGTAAGAAGCCCAACTTTATCATTTCACATTATGCTGGCAAAGTCTGCTATCAGCTGGCAGCAATGGTGGAGAAAAATAAG GATGCTGTTCCTCCAGAGCTGATCCACGTTTTGCAGACCTCAAAGGATCCTTTGCTTCAAAAATTATTCCCTGTGACAGAAAACAACCAAAATAACACCAAAACCCAGAACAGAGCAGCTGTTGTTACAGTGGTGTCCAAGTTCAAG agctccctggagcACCTGATGGAGATTCTGGGCAGAACCACTCCCCACTACATCCGCTGCATCAAGCCCAACGCTGACTGCAGGGCCATGACCTTCAGGAGAGAAGAG GTTCTCAGCCAGCTCCAGGCCTGTGGCATAGTGGAAGCCATCACCATCAGTGCAGCAGGTTTCCCAGTCAG GATCCCTTTCCAAAGTTTCACTGAGCGCTACGAACTGCTGAGGAAATCCTGGGGCTCCAGCAAAAAAAGAGTGTGGGATAAAAGCGGCTCTCATCCTGCTGAGAAAACAG GTGAGACTGCAGTGATGGGGGATGACAGAGCACCacgtgctgctgtgctggagatcCTCCAGGGTGCTCTCAGGGGACAAAGccctgctcaggcagcaggggatggagcaggaatcCCCTCAGTCTTCTGTGGCAAAACCAAAGTGTTCCTGGCCAATTCCCTG ctggagctcctggaagccaggagagcagaggtGTTAAATGAGAAGGCATTTTGCatccagtgctgctggagaagaTTTAAGGAGAAGAAAACAGCAAAGGAGAAACGCTCTGCAACTCTCATCCAAGCAG CTGTTCGCTCCTGGCTGGCCAAGAGTCGCTTCCAGAGGCTGCGCAGGGCTGCCCGCGCCATCCAGCGGGGCTGGAGGAGGTGCCAG GCAAAAGCGGCcgcgctggcagcagcagagctggacgagggggaaggagaggagctggcagcccctggagctgcctgtgccctgggcacagcgtgggccctgcaggcagctgtgcagctctggcccctggggctggtgctggctgcagcccctggcagtgccgcggggccccggctggcgctgctggGCTGCCTCAGGGCGCTGCAGGAGAGCcccaggggacacctgggctGTGGCATCGCCTCCATCAGAGCCCTCCCACAG ggccctgtcAGGTTCCACTGCAGGAGGTCCCCCCTGCACTTTGCCACCGTCAGCCCCCACACGGAGGCGTTTTCCATCACGGGACTCAACCAGATCCTGCTGGACAGACAGGAGCTCCTGCCCACATag
- the MYO19 gene encoding unconventional myosin-XIX isoform X2: MPKQENGQREDSLIQNDLSESFEEEVRAFLGDEEKLHLFDDLTKVNPVTTRTVLKCLQARYRVNLFYTNAGCSLVALNPFQPFSCLYSPELMREYHVALCPQDLKPHIFAVAEQTYRNVQKQMDPVNQSIIVSGESGAGKTWTSRCLMKFYASVAASVISPKGNETVERIERRVLDSNPVMEAFGNACTLRNSNSSRFGKYIQLQLDRFHHLTGASIQTFLLEKTRVAYQAPNERNFHIFYQITKGATAEERLEWNLPEGAEYRWLPNSERNLDEDCFEVTRGAMFHLGIGRATQSNIFKVLSGLLHLGNVQFSNPLDESQPCELEDKTKEFVRTTGELLQIPTEELLECLRIRTITAGKQQQVFRKPCSRAECETRRDCLAKVIYARLFEWLVLVINENIYTEPSVWTSFIGLLDVYGFEAFPENNLEQLCINYANEKLQQHFVAHYLKAQQEEYAAEGLQWSFINYQDNQNCLDLIEGNPLSIFSLLNEECRLNRASNTDLFQTRIEKALSSNQCLSRDKFSKKPNFIISHYAGKVCYQLAAMVEKNKDAVPPELIHVLQTSKDPLLQKLFPVTENNQNNTKTQNRAAVVTVVSKFKSSLEHLMEILGRTTPHYIRCIKPNADCRAMTFRREEVLSQLQACGIVEAITISAAGFPVRIPFQSFTERYELLRKSWGSSKKRVWDKSGSHPAEKTGETAVMGDDRAPRAAVLEILQGALRGQSPAQAAGDGAGIPSVFCGKTKVFLANSLLELLEARRAEVLNEKAFCIQCCWRRFKEKKTAKEKRSATLIQAAVRSWLAKSRFQRLRRAARAIQRGWRRCQAKAAALAAAELDEGEGEELAAPGAACALGTAWALQAAVQLWPLGLVLAAAPGSAAGPRLALLGCLRALQESPRGHLGCGIASIRALPQGPVRFHCRRSPLHFATVSPHTEAFSITGLNQILLDRQELLPT, translated from the exons ATGCCAAAGCag GAAAATGGCCAAAGGGAAGATTCTCTCATCCAGAATGACCTCAGTGAATCATTTGAAGAAGAAGTCAGGGCCTTCCTCGGTGATGAAGAGAAGCTGCATCTTTTTGATGACCTCACCAAGGTGAACCCGGTGACAACCAGGACAG TTCTGAAATGTCTTCAAGCAAGATACAGAGTCAACCTGTTCTACACAAatgctggctgcagcctggtggctttaaatcctttccagcctttctcctgcctCTACTCACCTGAGCTGATGAGGGAGTACCACGTTGCACTTTGTCCTCAG GATTTAAAACCTCACATCTTTGCAGTGGCTGAGCAAACCTACAGGAATGTCCAAAAGCAGATGGACCCCGTGAACCAGTCCATCATTGTGAGTGGAGAAAGTGGTGCTGGGAAG ACCTGGACCTCTCGCTGCCTTATGAAGTTCTATGCCTCTGTGGCTGCCTCAGTTATCTCCCCAAAAGGCAATGAAACTGTGGAGAGGATAGAGAGGAGAGTGCTGGATTCCAACCCTGTCATGGAAGCATTTG ggaatgcctgCACCCTGAGgaacagcaacagcagcaggtTTGGGAAATAcatccagctccagctggaCAG ATTCCATCATCTGACTGGTGCTTCCATCCAGACTTTCCTTCTGGAGAAAACAAGAGTTGCCTATCAGGCTCCCAATGAAAGAAACTTCCATATTTTTTATCAG ATCACAAAAGGTGCTACAGCAGAGGAGAGGCTGGAGTGGAACCTTCCAGAAGGGGCTGAGTACCGCTGGCTGCCAAATTCTGAAAGAAACTTAGATG AGGACTGCTTCGAGGTGACCAGAGGGGCAATGTTCCACCTGGGCATCGGCCGTGCCACGCAGAGCAATATTTTCAAG GTGTTATCAGGCCTCCTGCACCTCGGCAACGTTCAGTTCTCCAATCCACTGGATGAATCTCAGCCTTGTGAACTGGAAGACAAAACCAAAG AGTTTGTGAGGACCACGGGGGAGCTGCTCCAGATTCCCACTGAGGAACTCCTGGAATGTTTAAGGATCAGAACAATCACTGCTGGGAAACAGCAGCAGGTGTTCAGGAAGCCATGCTCCAGAGCTGAGTGTGAGACCAGGAGGGACTGCCTGGCCAAAGTCATCTATGCCAG GTTGTTTGAGTGGCTGGTGTTGGTCATAAATGAAAACATCTACACAGAGCCCTCAGTGTGGACCAGCTTCATAG GTTTGTTGGATGTTTATGGGTTTGAAGCCTTCCCTGAAAACAacttggagcagctctgcattaATTATGCCAATGAGAAACTGCAGCAGCACTTTGTAGCTCACTACCTGAAGGCACAGCAG GAGGAATATGCAGCTGAGGGCCTGCAGTGGTCGTTCATCAACTACCAGGATAACCAGAATTGCCTTGACCTGATAGAGGGAAATCCCCTCAGCATTTTTTCCTTGCTGAATGAG GAGTGTCGCCTGAACAGAGCCTCCAACACTGACCTGTTCCAGACCAGGATTGAGAAAGCCTTGTCCAGTAATCAGTGTTTAAGTCGAGATAAATTCAGTAAGAAGCCCAACTTTATCATTTCACATTATGCTGGCAAAGTCTGCTATCAGCTGGCAGCAATGGTGGAGAAAAATAAG GATGCTGTTCCTCCAGAGCTGATCCACGTTTTGCAGACCTCAAAGGATCCTTTGCTTCAAAAATTATTCCCTGTGACAGAAAACAACCAAAATAACACCAAAACCCAGAACAGAGCAGCTGTTGTTACAGTGGTGTCCAAGTTCAAG agctccctggagcACCTGATGGAGATTCTGGGCAGAACCACTCCCCACTACATCCGCTGCATCAAGCCCAACGCTGACTGCAGGGCCATGACCTTCAGGAGAGAAGAG GTTCTCAGCCAGCTCCAGGCCTGTGGCATAGTGGAAGCCATCACCATCAGTGCAGCAGGTTTCCCAGTCAG GATCCCTTTCCAAAGTTTCACTGAGCGCTACGAACTGCTGAGGAAATCCTGGGGCTCCAGCAAAAAAAGAGTGTGGGATAAAAGCGGCTCTCATCCTGCTGAGAAAACAG GTGAGACTGCAGTGATGGGGGATGACAGAGCACCacgtgctgctgtgctggagatcCTCCAGGGTGCTCTCAGGGGACAAAGccctgctcaggcagcaggggatggagcaggaatcCCCTCAGTCTTCTGTGGCAAAACCAAAGTGTTCCTGGCCAATTCCCTG ctggagctcctggaagccaggagagcagaggtGTTAAATGAGAAGGCATTTTGCatccagtgctgctggagaagaTTTAAGGAGAAGAAAACAGCAAAGGAGAAACGCTCTGCAACTCTCATCCAAGCAG CTGTTCGCTCCTGGCTGGCCAAGAGTCGCTTCCAGAGGCTGCGCAGGGCTGCCCGCGCCATCCAGCGGGGCTGGAGGAGGTGCCAG GCAAAAGCGGCcgcgctggcagcagcagagctggacgagggggaaggagaggagctggcagcccctggagctgcctgtgccctgggcacagcgtgggccctgcaggcagctgtgcagctctggcccctggggctggtgctggctgcagcccctggcagtgccgcggggccccggctggcgctgctggGCTGCCTCAGGGCGCTGCAGGAGAGCcccaggggacacctgggctGTGGCATCGCCTCCATCAGAGCCCTCCCACAG ggccctgtcAGGTTCCACTGCAGGAGGTCCCCCCTGCACTTTGCCACCGTCAGCCCCCACACGGAGGCGTTTTCCATCACGGGACTCAACCAGATCCTGCTGGACAGACAGGAGCTCCTGCCCACATag
- the LOC102062314 gene encoding lysophosphatidic acid receptor 1-B, with product MNGFLNCSANHTKIWSHYLVLALGIPQLTINVVSIIFNCTVIFTRLATRDLHKPISILFCNLAVSDLFTSFSGFWISMLFITYPDITIFGSRDMLAPYSLYTTSILSTIYNLVSIGIERYLAVAESMRTRFRVARNHSVAVVFFNWVLAFFLGCLPLMGWNCLHAQSNISVLYSPFCVNYLVFIAMPNVAMAFLVPLFTYLRIIIILRKRKLRMQACSQATGTYRSAETQVARTSISIWLLALVSYAPFLAGVIFDAANQRCHGELYPGVYIFRNCTAMLITLTCLGNPLLYTLRLRALGARLKALRGLWASRVRACAVGHV from the coding sequence ATGAATGGGTTCCTGAACTGCTCTGCCAACCACACCAAGATCTGGAGTCACTACTtggtgctggccctgggcaTCCCCCAGCTGACCATCAATGTTGTCTCCATCATCTTCAACTGTACCGTCATCTTCACCCGCCTGGCCACCAGGGACCTGCACAAGCCCATCTCCATCCTCTTCTGCAACCTGGCTGTCTCCGACCTCTTCACCAGCTTCTCTGGCTTCTGGATTTCCATGCTGTTCATCACCTACCCTGACATCACCATCTTTGGCTCCCGGGACATGCTGGCTCCCTACTCCCTGTACACCACCTCCATCCTGTCCACCATCTACAACCTGGTGAGCATCGGCATCGAGCGCTACCTGGCCGTGGCCGAGAGCATGAGGACGAGGTTCAGGGTGGCCAGGAACCACTCCGTTGCCGTGGTCTTCTTCAACTGGGTCCTGGCCTTCTTCCTGGGCTGCCTGCCCCTGATGGGCTGGAACTGCCTGCACGCACAGAGCAACATCTCGGTGCTCTACAGCCCCTTCTGCGTCAACTACCTCGTCTTCATCGCCATGCCCAACGTGGCCATGGCCTTCCTCGTGCCCCTCTTCACCTACCTGAGGATCATCATCAtcctgaggaagaggaagcTGAGGATGCAGGCGTGCAGCCAAGCCACAGGCACCTACAGGTCAGCAGAGACGCAGGTGGCCAGGACCAGCATCTCCAtctggctgctggccctggtgtcCTACGCGCCCTTCCTGGCCGGCGTCATCTTTGACGCGGCCAACCAGCGCTGCCACGGCGAGCTGTACCCGGGGGTGTACATCTTCAGGAACTGCACGGCCATGCTGATCAccctcacctgcctgggcaaCCCCCTGCTCTACACGCTGCGGCTCCGGGCGCTGGGGGCCCGGCTGAAGGCGCTGCGCGGCCTCTGGGCCTCGCGCGTGAGGGCCTGCGCTGTcggccatgtctga